From the genome of Meleagris gallopavo isolate NT-WF06-2002-E0010 breed Aviagen turkey brand Nicholas breeding stock chromosome 24, Turkey_5.1, whole genome shotgun sequence, one region includes:
- the TGFA gene encoding protransforming growth factor alpha — protein sequence MAQLPPFPFNSGSSREVLGLFSLPALALSPVRLPAGMLVAVCHALENTTSVLSDPPVAAAVRSHFNECPDSHRQFCFHGTCRFLVQEDKPACVCHSGYVGTRCEHADLLAVVAANQKKQTITALLVVAVVASAVLIAACVLIHCCRLRKRCGCCRVPLCGQEKPSGLLKGGASCCHTESVV from the exons ATGGCACAGCTGCCCCCGTTCCCTTTTAACTCAGGGTCTTCACGAGAGGTTTTAgggcttttctctcttcctgcgTTGGCTCTGAGCCCTGTCCGTCTGCCCGCAGGCATGCTGGTGGCTGTGTGCCATGCCCTGGAGAACACAACGTCAGTGCTGAGCG ATCCCCCAGTGGCAGCAGCCGTGCGGTCACACTTCAATGAGTGCCCCGACTCCCACCGGCAGTTCTGCTTCCATGGGACGTGCCGCTTCCTGGTGCAGGAGGACAAGCCGGCGTGTGT GTGCCACTCGGGCTACGTGGGGACGCGCTGTGAGCACGCAGACCTGCTGGCCGTGGTGGCTGCCAACCAGAAGAAGCAGACGATCACCGCGCTGCTGGTGGTGGCCGTGGTGGCCTCAGCGGTGCTGATCGCAGCCTGCGTGCTCATCCA ctgctgccGGCTGCGGAAGCGCTGCGGGTGCTGCCGGGTGCCGCTCTGCGGGCAGGAGAAACCATCGGGGCTGCTGAAGGGTGGAGCGTCCTGCTGCCATACTGAGAGTG TTGTCTGA